In Myxococcales bacterium, the DNA window CCCACGGCGAAAGGCTCACGCGCAGCGCGTCATGCCGCTTTTCGCGGTTCCGCGCGCGCGGCGCTTTGGTACCTTCGAGGGCCTCGTCGCGCCGTCGCGGCGAGCAGAGACCCTTCGAAGGAGAGTAGGCCCATGGCAGCTACCGTGATCCGTGGCGGGACCGTCGTCACCGCCGAGTCCGAGTCCCGCGCCGACGTGCTCGTCATCGACGAGAAGATCCACGCCGTCGGCAAGGACGTGGAGGCCCCGGCCGGAGCGCGTGTGATCGACGCGTCGGGCGCGTACGTCATGCCCGGCGGCATCGACCCGCACACGCACATGGAGCTCCCGTTCATGGGCACCGTGGCCTCGGAGGACTTCTTCACCGGCACGAGCGCGGCCGCGGCCGGCGGCACCACGTCGATCATCGATTTCGTCATCCCGAGCCCGAAAGAGCGCGTCCTCGACGCCTACAAAAAGTGGCGCGGATGGGCCGAAAAGGCCGCGGCCGACTACGCGCTCCACGTCGCCATCACCTGGTGGGACGAGACCGTGCACGCCGACATGGGCGCGCTCGTGAAGGAGCACGGGGTGAGCTCCTTCAAGCACTTCATGGCGTACAAAAACGCCATCATGGCCGACGACGAGATCCTCGTCTCGAGCTTCTCCCGCGCGAAGGAGCTCGGTGCACTCTGCACGGTTCACGCCGAGAACGGCGAGCTCGTCTTCCGTCTCCAGAAAGAGATCTTCGAAAAGGGCTTCACTGGCCCCGAGGGCCACCCGCTCTCGCGGCCCCCGGAGGTCGAGGGCGAGGCGGCGAACCGCGCCATTCGCATCGCCGAGGTGCTCGGGTGCCCGATCTACCTCGTGCACACGTCGTGCGCCGACGCGCTCGAGGCCATCTCGCGCGCGCGCCTCGAGGGTCAGCGTGTCTTCGCCGAGGTGCTCGCGCAGCACCTCGTCATCGACGACAGCGTCTACCGGAACCCGGACTGGAACGCGGCCGCCCACTACGTGATGAGCCCGCCCTTCCGCGCGAAGGAGCACCAGGCTGCCCTCTGGCGAGGCCTCCAGGCCGGCATGCTCCAGACCACGGCGACCGATCACTGCTGCTTCTGCACCCCGCAAAAACAGGCAGGGATCGACGATTTTCGAAAGATCCCGAACGGCACGGGCGGCGTCGAGGATCGCATGGGTGTGCTCTGGCACCACGGCGTGCGCACGGGCCGCCTCACGCCGAGCGAGTTCGTCGCCGTCACGAGCACGAACGCCGCCAAGATCTTCAACATGCACCCGAAGAAGGGCAACCTCTCGCCCGGCGCCGACGCCGACCTCGTCGTGTGGGATCCCGAGAAGACGCGCACCATCTCGGCGAAGACGCACCACCAGAACATCGACTTCAACATCTACGAGGGCATGACCATCACCGGGAACGCGGCGGTCACCCTCTCGCGCGGCGCGGTCGTGTGGGAAAACGATCAGCTGAAGACGGTGAAGGGCGCGGGGCGCTACGTCGAGCGGCCGCCCACGTCGGCGTACTTTGCGTCGCAAGAGAAGCGCAACGCCACGAACGTGCCGACGCCCGTGAAGCGCGAGCGCCCCGCGGTCGCCGCGAAGTAGGCGAAGTCGCCAACGCTGGCACGCGCGAGCCCCGACCGAGGCTCGCGCGTGTCACCTTTTCGAAGGCCGCGCACCGGAGAATCTTCCGTTCTTCCATGGGGTTACGAAGAGCCGGGTGGTACGCTGCGGGCATGGACCCCAAAGAGATCGCCGCCCGCATCGACGCCATGCACGAGGGCACGTTCGCCGGTGAGCTCGGCCTCGTCATGGTGTCCGCGAGCCGCGACGAGGTCCGCGCCAAGCTCACCGTCACGTCGAAGCACCACCAGCCCTACGGCATCGTGCACGGCGGGGTGTACGCGAGCGTCATCGAGTCGGTGACGTCGATCGGGGCCGGCGTCGACGTGTTCGAGAAGGGGAAGGGGATCGTGGGCCTCGAGAACCACACGTCGTTCGTGCGCGCCGTCCGCGAGGGCACGCTCGACATCGTCGCGACGCCGCTCACGCGTGGCCGTCGCTCGCAGCTTTGGGAGGCCACGATCCGCACGGCCGAGGGCGCGCTCGTCGCGACGGGGCGCGTGCGGCTCCTCGTGGTCGACGGGGACACCGAGCTCGCCGGAAAAAAGGTCGAGCCCGGCCTCTGATCGCGCGCCGCGCGAGCGCCGTGAGGAGGCGCCGTCCTTACTTTTGGGCGTACTTGACGCTGCAGCCGTAGGCGCGGGTCTCGGGCTTCGCGACGGGGCGCTTGGCGGCGAGGTCGGCCAAGGTCGCGTCCACGTACGACACGAGCTTGCCGCCCTCGGGCGACTCGCCCTCGCCGTCGGGGGAGTTGTCCGCGGCGCCGCGGTAGACGAGCGTCCCCGCCTCGTCGACGATCATGATGTGCGGCGTGTTCGTCGCACCGTACGCGTGCCCGACCGCGCCCGACTCGTCGAGCAAGACGGGGTGCGCGACGTCGAACGCCTTCTTGCCCGCGCGGTTCGCCTCGGCGCCGAACCCTTGTTTTCCCTCGCCGTTCGAGTTCACGGCGAGCCACACGACGCCCTTCTTCGTGGCGTCCTTCGCGGCGGTCTTGAGCGAGCCCTTCGTGTGCGCGGCCTTCACGAAGGGGCAGCCCGGGTTCCACCACTCGAGCACCACGACCTTGCCCTTGAACGACGAGAGCTTCACGCTCGCGCCCTCGGTGTCCTTGAGCTCGAAGTCGGGCGCGGGCTTGCCCACCTCGGCCTTCGCGATCGCAGGGCCCTCGGCGGGAGCTTGGGGAGCCGTGGCCGCGAGCGCGGCGGACGCGGCGGTCGTCGCCGACGTGGGCTCGGTCTTCGGAGCGGGCTTCGGTTCGTTGCACGCGCCGAGCGCGGCGATGCTCGAGACGAAGAGGGCGAGACACACGAGGCGAGGGGAGCGAACGGAGTGCGTGTGGGACATCGTAGGTGGGTTCGATGGTGCACGAGCTTCGGGCGTTGCACGCAGGAAATTCGCTGCAATTTGGGCTTTACAACGAAGGGTCGAGCTTTCAGTCTTCGCCGCATGGTGCGCGCGATTCGCTCGGGTCTCTTGGTCTTGTCGATGTCGGCGGCCGCGGTCGCCTGCGGCGGCTCTCTCGCCGACATCCCCGATCCCGACGGCGACGGAGGCGCGAACGACGTCCCCACCGCCTCGCCTCCTTCGACCGGCACGGGCCTCCCCACCCCTGACGCGTCGCCGCCTCCTCCCTTCGACGCGGGCCGACCCGACGGCAGTCGACCCGACGGTGGCCGCCCCGATGGTGGCCGCCCCGATGGTGGCCCGTTCCCGATCGACGCGAGCCTCCCCCCGATCGACGCGGGTCCTCCACCGGTCGACGCCGCGCCGCCGCCCGGGCCCATCGCGTGTGGCGCTTCGTCGTGCGACTCGGCCACGCAGACCTGCTGCATCCAGCAGGGTGGCGCGACCTGCATCGCCAAGGGTGCCACGTGCCAGGGCGGCGCGCTCGCGTGCTCGAGCGCTTCGAGCTGCGGCGCGGGCGAGGTGTGTTGCGCGTCGCTCGGTGGCGCGGGCGGCGGAGGCGCGGCGTGCCGCACCACGTGTGGCCCGACGGGCATCCAGCTCTGCGACAGCGACGCCGAGTGCACCGCCCCCGAGACCTGCCAACCCGCCGTGCTCGGCCTGAAGACGTGCCGCCGCACGTTCGGTCCGCCGCCCCCGCCCCCGCCTCCTCCCCCGTTCTGAGGGCGCACGTCGCGGTTGGGCGCGCGGATATTTAAGCAAAATCATGCGGTTGTCGGCGTGGAGAGATCTACGCCCGTCGGCGGCGATTACGTGTTCGCGCGTCACGCGCTCCGACCGTAGACTTGCACCCATGCGAGTTGCGCAGATGGGGGTGTGGGGCGCGCTGGTCGTCGCGACGTTGACGTCGGCAGGTATCGCTCGAGCGGAGATCGCCGAGCGCATCATCGCCGAGGAGATCACCTCGGATGGCGTAGCTCCCGGCGACGAGGCGACCTGTCTCGCGATCGGTGGCGTGTGGGTGGCCGCCCCGCCGCACTGCGAGGTCTCGGAGAAGACGGCCGACGCCGACCTCGGCTGGGATTGGTCCACCTTCGGAGACGCGGACGCCGATCGCGCGGTGAAGGTCGCGGCGGCCTGGCGAGGCTACTTCGAGGGGCTCGTGCGCGGGCCGAAGCTCTACGCGAAGCCCTTCTTGCTTACGACCGCCGCGTTCGTGACCAAGGTCGACGCGGCCCTCGCGCGCGCCGCCAAGGCCGACGCGGCCGACATGGCCTCGAAGGACCCGCGCGCCTCTGCGCGACGGATCGCGCGTCGTCGTGCCGTCGCCACGTGGGCCGCCCTTCGGGCCGACGTCGTCGCCGTGGAGGCCGCGGTGCGAAAGAAGCTGCCCACACCCCCGCGCCCCGCCGCCAAGTAACGCGGTACGGCACATCTGCTCAGGAGAGCGGCCGGTGCTTCGGCGCTCTCGGTGCGCACGGTTTCATGGTATGCGAGTCCCTTCCTCGGAGGGAATCCATGCTCACGCGCCGCGTTTTTTCGCTCGTTGCCGTCTCTGCTGCCGTCCTCGCCGTCACCGGCTCGACCGGCTGCGAGAAAAAGAGCGACGACCTCGTCGTGGGCGCGTTCCTCTCGCTGTCGGGCAGCGACGCGACCTTCGGCGAGGACACGAAAGAGGGCATCGAGCTCGCCGTCGAAGAGCTCAACAAGGCCGGCGGCATCAAGAACAAGAAGGTGAAGGTGCTCTTCGAGGACGACAAGTCGCTCCCGCAAGAGGCCTCCAACAAGGTCCGCCAGCTCATCGACCGCGACAACGTGCTCGCGATCTTGGGCGAGGTCGCCTCGAGCCGCACGATGTCGGGCGGGCTCATCGCCAACACCAAGAAGGTGCCGCTCGTCACGCCTTCGTCCACCGCGGTCGAGGTCA includes these proteins:
- the hydA gene encoding dihydropyrimidinase, translating into MAATVIRGGTVVTAESESRADVLVIDEKIHAVGKDVEAPAGARVIDASGAYVMPGGIDPHTHMELPFMGTVASEDFFTGTSAAAAGGTTSIIDFVIPSPKERVLDAYKKWRGWAEKAAADYALHVAITWWDETVHADMGALVKEHGVSSFKHFMAYKNAIMADDEILVSSFSRAKELGALCTVHAENGELVFRLQKEIFEKGFTGPEGHPLSRPPEVEGEAANRAIRIAEVLGCPIYLVHTSCADALEAISRARLEGQRVFAEVLAQHLVIDDSVYRNPDWNAAAHYVMSPPFRAKEHQAALWRGLQAGMLQTTATDHCCFCTPQKQAGIDDFRKIPNGTGGVEDRMGVLWHHGVRTGRLTPSEFVAVTSTNAAKIFNMHPKKGNLSPGADADLVVWDPEKTRTISAKTHHQNIDFNIYEGMTITGNAAVTLSRGAVVWENDQLKTVKGAGRYVERPPTSAYFASQEKRNATNVPTPVKRERPAVAAK
- a CDS encoding PaaI family thioesterase; the protein is MDPKEIAARIDAMHEGTFAGELGLVMVSASRDEVRAKLTVTSKHHQPYGIVHGGVYASVIESVTSIGAGVDVFEKGKGIVGLENHTSFVRAVREGTLDIVATPLTRGRRSQLWEATIRTAEGALVATGRVRLLVVDGDTELAGKKVEPGL
- a CDS encoding redoxin family protein, with translation MSHTHSVRSPRLVCLALFVSSIAALGACNEPKPAPKTEPTSATTAASAALAATAPQAPAEGPAIAKAEVGKPAPDFELKDTEGASVKLSSFKGKVVVLEWWNPGCPFVKAAHTKGSLKTAAKDATKKGVVWLAVNSNGEGKQGFGAEANRAGKKAFDVAHPVLLDESGAVGHAYGATNTPHIMIVDEAGTLVYRGAADNSPDGEGESPEGGKLVSYVDATLADLAAKRPVAKPETRAYGCSVKYAQK